The genomic region CGTCTCCTCATCGTCCAACCTTTAGATGAGAAATATAACCCCATCTCCGAGCCGCTCGTTGCAGTTGATACACTGCACGACGCAGGCGCGGGCGAAATTGTCTACATCGTCACGGGAGGCGATGCCGTAAGCGTGATACCCGGAAAGCGGATGCCGGTTGATGTCGCTATTGTTGGTATTGTCGATTCTCTTTCACTCGTTGACACGCTGGGTACGTCAACAGAAACACCGTCCGAAACGGGGTCGTGAAAAAATGTACATCGCTAAAGTAATCGGAAAAGCCGTTTCTATCGTTAAACATCCTGCATACGAAAATCGCACACTGCTGCTCATCCAACCGTTGAGCGTCAGATCCGAACTCGTTCGCACCCCAACGATTGCTGTCGATTATGTCGGCGCAGGCGAAGGAGACACGGTGATTGTCGGTGCGGGCCCGGGCGTTGCACAAGAAGTATTCGGTATTGAAGACGCACCTATCCGTGAACTCGTCATGGGGATTGTCGATCGGGTTGATATAACACTCCAGGAGGAAAAACAATGAAGCGCATCACTTTATCTATTTGCTGCCTCATAGCCATCGGCTTACACCTTAGTGCTTGCAGAGTTGCCCAAGTGTTATCCACACAGTACAGCCAAAACATCGCGAGTGCCACTTACGGCACTGAAGCAAATCATCCGGGTATAAACGACGGAAATCTCGAAACGCTGGCAACACTGCCAGCACGAAATGAACGGAACTTCATCGTCAGGTTTGCCGAGATCCATCCCGTCCGAAAGATCGTCATTCACAATGGCAACCTCTTCCGGTTTGAGATGGATTACCTGAACGATGAAACCGGCGAATGGGAAACTTTTGACACAGTCATTCAGCGACGCAATATCGGCGATGAGCGCGCACAAGCCGAGTTTATTTTCGATAGATTGAACTTTCAGACAAAGATGATCCGTGTCCATGTTACTCGAACCGTTGATGATGTCATCGTAAATAAAATACTGGCAGAACCGGGAGACAAAGTCATCGACCAGCGGAAAACCCTCGCAGGCAGATATTTCCCACACTATCGCATCATGCAACCCGCAATCGCCCAAATCCGCGAAATTGAAGTCTATCACCTCGCTGAAAACAATTAGATGCAATCTCCATCAGGGCTATCGGCTTTCAGCAGGAATGGAACCATCAGCGGTCAGGACGGTTTTTCTGCGAAAAACCTTTCAGGTTTGACCAAGAACTCGCGCCTTAGTAAAATTATTTGTAGACGAGTTCTTGGTCAAAGCAAAGAGAAAACCAAGAGGTAAAATTTCTTGAAATATCTTTGCCGATTGCTGATGGCTGATTGCTATTCTTGCTGATGCCTTCTTTTCTTAAATCTTAAAGAAAAGGGAAACAACCTACAACAAATACAATAAACAACGTCCGCTTGATTACAGATTTTTTCAAATTACAATTTGCCAGTCCGATAAATTTAGAACCTTGGAGTTAATTTTTTAATGCAAACCCGCCTCACGAAGACATGCACACGGTTACTCATCATAACACTTTTCCTTTATGCGGGAATAGGCAACCTGCCTATTATGCCCCCAATTGACTCGAAGAACGTCGCCGTAGCGGCACCGATCTCATCAAAGCAACGTCCCCGCGCTGCCGCAAGAAATAGGGCGAAAACCCAAAGAGAGATCGAATTAGTGAATAGCACCTCGCAGGGTGTAACAATTCAGCTCGTCATCCCGAAATCGGATTTTTCGTTTGATAATAAACCTGAACTTTTCAGCAGTACCGAAACAGGAACGGACGCACGGATCCCCGATTTTGAAAGTCCAACCGTCTCTTTCCCCGGGTGCCGCTTCACGACTGAATTAGGGGTGCTGCGTCTTCCCATCCAATCCACGCTCATCGGTGTTCCCGCCGATGTCCATTTTCAACTACGAATTGTTGAAAAGGATTTCAGCACACATAAGGTGGAAGACCTTATGTCTACCTCAAATTTTTCGGTGCAGTCGGACACCACGCGGAAAAAAGATAGTTTCTTACCAGAAAATCTTGTAAAAATCGGAGAAGCAAGTCAGATTCGAGAGAACCACGTCCTACCCGTTCAGCTCAACCCAGTCCAGTACAACCCTATTCGCCGTGAAATAAGGCTTCACCACCGACTTGTGGTAGAAATTCGCTTCAGCAGTACCGGCACACGTGAGCAATCTACCATCCTATCTACAATACCACGCGGTTTACATACCGAATCCACTGTGTACGACGCAATCTTCGATGATATGCTCATTAACCCACAGAGTGCCAATCGGTGGCGTTCTCCTATCCAACGAGCACCCGCCGCCCCGAGTATTTCTCCCACAGGACCGCGTTATAGAATCAGTGTAACCGAATCCGCAATGTACAGCATCACAGCACAGGATCTCGCCGCTGTTGGTGCCAACTTAGAGACTATTACCCCGGCGACGCTGACGTTGACAAACAAAGGAAAACAGATACCGATCTTTGTCCGTGGCGAAGACGACCAAAGTTTCGATCCAACGGATGAAATTATTTTTTACGGTGAACGCCAACACGGGGAAACCAGTTATATTGATCCCTATTCCAATGAGAATATCTACTGGCTCTCTTGGAATACCGGACGAGGGATCCGAATGGTAACGAAAACCCCTCTCGCAAATGCAAACAACGCGCAAACTTACACACACTTCCTCACACGCGCACATTTCGAGAAAGACCAAGAGTTCAGACGCTTCCGTAATGCAAGTCTCACCGAAAACCAAATTTATACAGAATTCAGCCAAGGACTCCAAGAGCGTTTTTTCACGCTGACAGAACTACCACCGCTCCCAAACGACAGTTGGTTCTGGGCACAACTGACCGCGCCAGCGTCAAAACCATTTTCCTTCATGCTGCCCGGTGTCGAAGCAACCGCTCGACCCGCCACAGTCCGTGTCGCTCTTCACGGTAGATCCAATACGGAACATGATTGCAATGTCTGGCTCAACGACAAAATCGAACTCGGAGAAGCACGCTGGAACGGCGAAACCGAATATCAACTTCAGAATCAGGAAATTTTCCAATCCTTTCTCAACAACGGAAAGAACACTATTCGGATTACAAATCCCACAAGCGCAGGAGCACTTATAGACATCCTCATGCTCAATTGGATTCAGATTGATTATTGGCGAAATTTCAACGCAGAAAAAAATGTGCTTCCCTTTGCAATCACCCCGCTTCTGGATGAAATTGGGGCTGTGAATCCAAACTTTGAAGTCCAATTAAAGAACTTCTCTACACCCGACATCGAAATTTACGGTATTGACGGCACCCGTTACGTCGGTTTATCCCCGCTTGTTGACGAGGAGATTCCTGGAACTTATAGAGTCCTGTTTCAATCGAGTCAAATTCGCCCTAAGGCTGTGAACGACCCCACCATCCAATACATCGCACTGACCGGTAACCAATTCCGAAAACCGAAAATCTCAGTAGACGCACCATCTGATTTGCGTAGCATTCAGAACGGGGCAGACTACATCATTATCACACATCATCACTTCCTTCAGGATGTTCAGCCCCTTGCTGACTTCCGCCGTCAACAAGGGATGCGTACCAAAATCGTTGACGTTCAAAACATCTATGACGAATTTAACCACGGTATCCTCAATCCTAAGGCTATCCGTGAATTCCTTAGTTACGCCTACCACAATTGGCAACCACCCGCCCCAACTTACGTCCTTCTCGTCGGCGATACCGACATCAAAAACAAAATCGATTTTGTCCCAACGATGCAGGTGCAAATCCCGGGCTACGGATCCAGCGCGAGTGATCATCAGTTCGTCACATTCCGAGGCACAGACAGTTTTCCAGACATGCTGATCGGAAGAATGCCCGCCAATAACCGCGTTGATGCCCGTATATTCGTTGAGCGCGCTATCAACTATGAAACCGCTCCCAAAGTCGGTCCATGGCACAAACGATTCCTCATGCTCGCAGGTTCGGATATTAGATTCCATTGGCAAACCAATGGACTTATTTCCAATAATCAACTGAGTGGCAGATACGAGATCCAACGTATTTATGCGCCCCATACAGATGACGAACTGACTTTAACAACCGACGATGCCCTCACGCCTATCGGGAGACGCGTCATTGACGGCTTTAACGATGGTGCCAGTATCGTCAACTATATTGGGCACGGCGGCGGTGGTAGATGGGCTTCCAGTCGGATGCTCGACTTTAAAGATCCGGAACAGAACTTAACCAACATCTCGCAACTCCCATTCGTTATCAGTATGACCTGTTACACCGGCTCGTTTGACGGCATCAAAAATAGTCTCGCTGAAGAACTCCTCCGCTCCGAAAACGGCGGTGCCATCGCAGTTTTCGGGGCAACCAGTATTGGACTCTTAGATGGCGACTTCCTACTCAACCTCGAAATTTTTGATGTTATCTTCAACGATCAAACACACAATATCGGTGCTATTGTTGCACAAGCCAAAACCCAATTTCTTATTAACGCCTCCAAATTTCTTGATCTCGCTGAAGTCTTTACCCTTTTCGGTGACCCAGCGACAAATTTAAGAATACCACGCGACGAGATACAGGTCACAGCGGAGATGAGTCCCTTCCAAGGACGAAACGCGTCTCAAGGAGATACACGCCTCTCCGTTTCTGCAACGCTGCCTGAACGTCTCTCCGATGCAGATGTCGAAATTACCCTTGTCCCCATAACTGAAACCGCGGTCGCCAACAATATCGTCCTTGAACAGGAACCTGTTGCCATCGTTAACGGGCAGGTCAACACACAAATACGGGTTCCATCTGATCCCGAATTTGATGTTGGTGCTGTACAAATCTACGCATGGGATGCGGGTGAAGAAGCCATCGGACATGCAACCTACGATATCTTATCCCGATACGTTAAGAACGTCCGCCTTGTTCCCTTTCCCGTTGCATCAAATCAACCGACGCATCTTTACGTAGAAGTAGTCGACAAAAATGCGATTGATGAAATAACTCTGTTTTGGTACGATTGGATCAAGGGAGACAACAAATTTTTCTCTATTCCGGTAGTGCCACATACTGGCACGACCTATAGGAGTGAACGCCCCATCCCCGGGTATCCAGATGCGCAACCGATCGATTATTACTTAGAAGTTAAAGTCAAAACTGGGCGAACGTTCCAAACAGAGACGGTCGCTTACGATGTGGGAGATGTTGAAATTGAAATTGATCTCGCGCTTCTGGCACAAACCTTTACATGGGACACCACACCGCCCTTTACGCTCTCAGCACAAATCCGAAACATAGAAGAACAAACGGTACGAAATATCCCTGTTCAGTTCTTCGTAAAAGCGTTGAAAGGCGAGACAAATACCGCCAGTATAAACACCGCGACGACATCTATACTCGAACAACTGAAGGATGCGACACCAATCGGAAACCTGCAAATAATTCCCGAAATTCTCCCCGGTAACCAAGTTGCCGTGAGCGTCCCGTGGCAACCGCCACCGGGAGACTATCTGGTCACAATCTACGTGGACCCACCATCCGCCGAACTACCGAAGGGGAGTATCATCGAAAAACGTGAAGGGAATAACTGGACATCGAAGCGATTTTCGGGCAACCGTATCATCCTGACACCTGAAACACGCAACCAACCCATTCAGAGTCCAGACGGCATCTTCCAGGTCACGATTCCACCCGATAGTATTCAAACCAGCACCGTTCTGACTTACACCGAAGAAGCCCTTACTATCACAAATCAGCCCGACATTGCGGTGGCAATCCCCGCATCGGCTATCGCGTATCAACTCGGGTTCACCGAACAAACCGAATTAACAGCAAACGCGACCTTCCAAAAAGAGGGAAGCAACGGTGTCTACATCTATCGGCGTGACGAGGATAACGGAAATTGGATTCGGGTCGGTGGGGAAACCGTGGATGAAAAAACTGTCGCTGCAGAGGTTAAATTGCCTGGAACCTTCGCGTTGCTTTCGCATAGCGATACAAGCCCACCTGCTGTTGAATTGACATTCGAGCATCAAGGCTTCGTTGACGGCGATTATGTCTCTGATACACCGACTATCTCAGCACGGATTGAGGATGCAAACGGCATCGACTCGCGCATAGAAAACATAGTACTCACCAAAAACGGCGAAAGTGTGCCGCAAGATGAATATGTGATTGCCGCATCGCCGACCAACAACAATCTGCTTTTAATAACTTATACGCCTGTCTTGGACCCCGGCGAGTACCGCATCCGGTTGCAGGCACAAGACGCAAACGGGAATATATCAGATGCGGAGCGCAATGCGACCGTCGCCGGTGAATTTGAAATTACGAACATCGCCAACTTCCCGAATCCATTTGTGCCGGGAAGCGGCACCCATTTCGCCTATTACCTCACAGAAAGTGCCGATGAGGTCAGCCTAAAAATCTATACCATAACGGGTCGTCGCATCATCGCCATTGACACGCTTGATGCCTCTGTCTCCTACAACGAATTCCACTACGACGGTCGCGATGCAGACGGTGAACCGCTGGCAAACGGGGTCTATCTCTACAAGTTCACTGCCCGCAAAGGGGATAGCCGCAAGCAAAAATTCGGGAAAATCGCCGTGCGAAAATAGTTATCAGTTGTCAGTTGTCAGTCAAAGAGGAGTATTGTGGATTTTACCATAATTACCGACCACCTCCAAAAAGAAACTATTGGATGGCACGGGTGGATTCCCCAACTTCCTGAAGTCGAATACACGGCGAAAACCAAAAAAGAACTTTTGAACACGCTGGCAATCAGACTCCGTGAAGCACTTCAGGCACGTGAGGATGCTTGGGATAAACAGCTTGAAGCGGATATAGAAGCGGGAAAATTGGAGCATCTACGAGAGGACGCACGCCGCGCAAAAAAGGCTGGAAAACTCATTGATCATCCTCGTGCAAACACCAGAACATCATAATGCTGTCCGCTGTATGTAAATTGATTTGTGAGTTGTCCTTCACAGGTGAACCCAGCATCCACTAAAACCTCTGCCTTCTTCTCAGCACCGCTATCGACATAACACTGAACCTTTGTCTCAGGAAATGCCACCGCTGAAAGCAACGTCGGAACAGCATCCGCAAAATTCGGATGAAAAAACAGGTCTAACACCCCAGTCGTAGGTTGCCAACGCGTATCATGACTCACGGTTGCCCAGCCGACGATTGCACCACCCGACGAAATAAGCAACTTCGCATCATTGTAGGCATCTTCAGTTTCCAAGTCATGCTTGAAACTCAGAAAACCACCCTCCATATTCGTGGGACCGTAAACATCCCACTTAAGACTCCGCAGCGTGTCCCATCCGACAATACCCGACAACGCTGTGACTTTCGGCCAATCATGCCATTCAATGGCCTTCGGTGCGGCAGACGTAGGAGCGAAGTAACGTTCTTCAAAATCCGAATTCACAGGATATTTCATAAAACCGGACTCTGGAAATACACTCTCAAATCCGAAACTATGGTAGATGTAATACGGGTGGCTATTGTACCCCGTACCGAGGTAGAGTGCGCGACCGGCGCGCTGTCGAAAATCCTCCATCTGATACGCCATTACCGCTTTACATGCGCCTTTCCGGCGTTGCTCCGGCAACGTAAAGACATGCCCTAAAATGCCAATGCCTTCATGCTCGACCGTCATGATGTTGGTAATCACACATCCATCAAGCTTGCCGACATAAAAACGTGTCTCCAACGCATCAAGCACTTCGGTGACGCATCGCTCAATATGCCACTCCCAGTTTCCACCTTTGTGTCCAAGGAACTGTTTCACCTCTTCGGCATGAGGCTCATCCGGTGCAGTAATCACACCGACTTCCATTTGTTCTCCCGTTTTCAGTCCGACTTCTCCCAATTTATCGTACATAGCCACCTCCATTAGAACTCTTTAGAAAATAAAATTGGCAAATGCCCTGAAAAAT from Candidatus Poribacteria bacterium harbors:
- a CDS encoding EutN/CcmL family microcompartment protein; this encodes MDLAKVIGTVVATRKDPTLEGTRLLIVQPLDEKYNPISEPLVAVDTLHDAGAGEIVYIVTGGDAVSVIPGKRMPVDVAIVGIVDSLSLVDTLGTSTETPSETGS
- a CDS encoding EutN/CcmL family microcompartment protein produces the protein MYIAKVIGKAVSIVKHPAYENRTLLLIQPLSVRSELVRTPTIAVDYVGAGEGDTVIVGAGPGVAQEVFGIEDAPIRELVMGIVDRVDITLQEEKQ
- a CDS encoding C25 family cysteine peptidase: MQTRLTKTCTRLLIITLFLYAGIGNLPIMPPIDSKNVAVAAPISSKQRPRAAARNRAKTQREIELVNSTSQGVTIQLVIPKSDFSFDNKPELFSSTETGTDARIPDFESPTVSFPGCRFTTELGVLRLPIQSTLIGVPADVHFQLRIVEKDFSTHKVEDLMSTSNFSVQSDTTRKKDSFLPENLVKIGEASQIRENHVLPVQLNPVQYNPIRREIRLHHRLVVEIRFSSTGTREQSTILSTIPRGLHTESTVYDAIFDDMLINPQSANRWRSPIQRAPAAPSISPTGPRYRISVTESAMYSITAQDLAAVGANLETITPATLTLTNKGKQIPIFVRGEDDQSFDPTDEIIFYGERQHGETSYIDPYSNENIYWLSWNTGRGIRMVTKTPLANANNAQTYTHFLTRAHFEKDQEFRRFRNASLTENQIYTEFSQGLQERFFTLTELPPLPNDSWFWAQLTAPASKPFSFMLPGVEATARPATVRVALHGRSNTEHDCNVWLNDKIELGEARWNGETEYQLQNQEIFQSFLNNGKNTIRITNPTSAGALIDILMLNWIQIDYWRNFNAEKNVLPFAITPLLDEIGAVNPNFEVQLKNFSTPDIEIYGIDGTRYVGLSPLVDEEIPGTYRVLFQSSQIRPKAVNDPTIQYIALTGNQFRKPKISVDAPSDLRSIQNGADYIIITHHHFLQDVQPLADFRRQQGMRTKIVDVQNIYDEFNHGILNPKAIREFLSYAYHNWQPPAPTYVLLVGDTDIKNKIDFVPTMQVQIPGYGSSASDHQFVTFRGTDSFPDMLIGRMPANNRVDARIFVERAINYETAPKVGPWHKRFLMLAGSDIRFHWQTNGLISNNQLSGRYEIQRIYAPHTDDELTLTTDDALTPIGRRVIDGFNDGASIVNYIGHGGGGRWASSRMLDFKDPEQNLTNISQLPFVISMTCYTGSFDGIKNSLAEELLRSENGGAIAVFGATSIGLLDGDFLLNLEIFDVIFNDQTHNIGAIVAQAKTQFLINASKFLDLAEVFTLFGDPATNLRIPRDEIQVTAEMSPFQGRNASQGDTRLSVSATLPERLSDADVEITLVPITETAVANNIVLEQEPVAIVNGQVNTQIRVPSDPEFDVGAVQIYAWDAGEEAIGHATYDILSRYVKNVRLVPFPVASNQPTHLYVEVVDKNAIDEITLFWYDWIKGDNKFFSIPVVPHTGTTYRSERPIPGYPDAQPIDYYLEVKVKTGRTFQTETVAYDVGDVEIEIDLALLAQTFTWDTTPPFTLSAQIRNIEEQTVRNIPVQFFVKALKGETNTASINTATTSILEQLKDATPIGNLQIIPEILPGNQVAVSVPWQPPPGDYLVTIYVDPPSAELPKGSIIEKREGNNWTSKRFSGNRIILTPETRNQPIQSPDGIFQVTIPPDSIQTSTVLTYTEEALTITNQPDIAVAIPASAIAYQLGFTEQTELTANATFQKEGSNGVYIYRRDEDNGNWIRVGGETVDEKTVAAEVKLPGTFALLSHSDTSPPAVELTFEHQGFVDGDYVSDTPTISARIEDANGIDSRIENIVLTKNGESVPQDEYVIAASPTNNNLLLITYTPVLDPGEYRIRLQAQDANGNISDAERNATVAGEFEITNIANFPNPFVPGSGTHFAYYLTESADEVSLKIYTITGRRIIAIDTLDASVSYNEFHYDGRDADGEPLANGVYLYKFTARKGDSRKQKFGKIAVRK
- a CDS encoding GNAT family N-acetyltransferase, with protein sequence MYDKLGEVGLKTGEQMEVGVITAPDEPHAEEVKQFLGHKGGNWEWHIERCVTEVLDALETRFYVGKLDGCVITNIMTVEHEGIGILGHVFTLPEQRRKGACKAVMAYQMEDFRQRAGRALYLGTGYNSHPYYIYHSFGFESVFPESGFMKYPVNSDFEERYFAPTSAAPKAIEWHDWPKVTALSGIVGWDTLRSLKWDVYGPTNMEGGFLSFKHDLETEDAYNDAKLLISSGGAIVGWATVSHDTRWQPTTGVLDLFFHPNFADAVPTLLSAVAFPETKVQCYVDSGAEKKAEVLVDAGFTCEGQLTNQFTYSGQHYDVLVFARG